A portion of the Gossypium arboreum isolate Shixiya-1 chromosome 8, ASM2569848v2, whole genome shotgun sequence genome contains these proteins:
- the LOC108468576 gene encoding caffeic acid 3-O-methyltransferase-like: MNDSSLFCSSSNHEEKADVLQAMHLATISSLPFTLKVAVDLGLLDIIAKAADTPPGTVSVAEIVSKLPTNNPNATSIVDRMLRLLAAHSILTCDQITGQYGLTQRSYGLASVGKYFFQNEDGVSFAPLLRMFLEKYILECWKFLKDVTLEGGFSCNRAFGKHLFELLADDDDMSKSFNQAMSIYTTLIMNQVLETYKGFEGVSQVVDVGGGIGTNLKLIVSKHPQIRGINFDLPQVIKDAVPCPGVEHVAGDMFTEIPKAEVIFMKSMLHDWGDDRCMKLLKVCYDALPEKGKIVSVESIIPEIPETDVITKTIFQRDVALFHILPGAKERTKQELEALAKQASFFSLKIVCPVYNICFEYIHLLSLTYSTATDDSSLFCSSSNHEEEADVLQAMHLASISSLPFTLKVAVYLGLLEIIAKAADTPGTLSVSETVSKLPTNNPDTPFHC, encoded by the exons ATGAATGATTCTTCATTGTTCTGCAGTTCATCAAATCACGAAGAAAAAGCTGACGTTTTGCAAGCCATGCATTTAGCTACCATTTCATCACTTCCTTTCACTTTGAAAGTCGCCGTCGATCTCGGCTTGTTAGATATTATAGCCAAAGCCGCCGACACTCCTCCTGGTACGGTGTCGGTTGCTGAGATCGTCTCTAAGCTTCCCACCAATAATCCAAACGCCACTTCCATTGTTGATCGAATGCTCAGGCTTTTGGCCGCTCACTCCATCTTGACCTGTGACCAAATCACTGGCCAATATGGCCTGACCCAAAGATCATATGGTCTTGCATCAGTCGGCAAATACTTCTTTCAAAATGAAGATGGAGTCTCCTTTGCTCCTTTGCTACGTATGTTTCTCGAAAAATACATCCTCGAATGCTG GAAATTCTTGAAGGATGTGACATTGGAGGGAGGATTCTCATGCAACAGAGCATTTGGGAAGCATTTGTTTGAGCTGCTGGCGGATGATGATGATATGTCGAAATCTTTCAATCAAGCAATGTCAATTTACACCACTTTAATAATGAACCAAGTTCTTGAAACTTACAAAGGATTTGAGGGTGTGAGCCAAGTGGTCGATGTGGGAGGTGGAATTGGTACCAACCTTAAGCTCATTGTTTCAAAGCATCCACAGATTAGGGGTATTAATTTTGACCTACCCCAAGTTATTAAAGATGCAGTTCCTTGCCCAG GGGTGGAGCATGTAGCAGGAGATATGTTTACGGAAATTCCTAAAGCTGAAGTTATTTTCATGAAG TCGATGCTTCATGATTGGGGCGATGATAGATGC atgAAGTTACTCAAAGTATGTTATGATGCATTGCCTGAAAAGGGTAAAATTGTATCGGTGGAATCCATTATACCGGAAATACCAGAGACAGACGTTATAACGAAAACAATCTTCCAACGAGACGTAGCTTTGTTTCACATTCTTCCAGGTGCTAAAGAGAGGACCAAACAAGAGTTGGAGGCATTGGCCAAACAAGCTAGTTTCTTTTCTTTAAAAATCGTTTGTCCTGTTTATAACAT CTGTTTTGAATatattcatcttctttctctaACATATTCAACCGCCACGGATGATTCTTCACTGTTCTGCAGTTCATCAAATCATGAAGAAGAAGCTGATGTTTTGCAAGCCATGCATTTAGCTTCCATTTCATCACTCCCTTTCACTTTGAAAGTCGCCGTTTATCTCGGCTTGTTAGAGATCATAGCCAAAGCCGCCGATACTCCTGGTACGCTGTCGGTTTCCGAGACCGTCTCTAAGCTCCCCACCAATAACCCAGACACCCCCTTCCATTGTTGA
- the LOC128279506 gene encoding inactive protein RESTRICTED TEV MOVEMENT 2-like: MQASKETSYEDFEPLCKWRRDQNCDKLEVHLQGFKRQQLKIQIHSSGILEISGERLMEEGKSKRTISRFRKEFPISEDYQRTQIHAKFYNGILHLVMPKQIPTISAAADENNDGKASSSGTSYLTCLMKNKNMALEIMVLAISLAIVGAYVKKYCQCSLQ; encoded by the exons ATGCAGGCTTCCAAGGAAACATCTTATGAAGATTTTGAGCCTTTGTGCAAATGGAGAAGGGATCAAAACTGTGACAAGCTTGAAGTCCATCTTCAAG GATTCAAAAGGCAGCAATTGAAAATTCAGATTCACAGTTCTGGGATCTTGGAAATTTCTGGAGAACGTCTAATGGAAGAAGGTAAATCGAAAAGAACAATAAGCAGATTCAGGAAAGAATTCCCAATTTCAGAAGATTATCAACGAACCCAAATTCATGCAAAGTTCTATAACGGCATTCTTCATCTCGTAATGCCTAAACAAATTCCCACCATTTCTGCTGCCGCTGATGAGAATAATGATGGTAAAGCTTCAAGTAGTGGCACATCATATCTAACTTGTTTAATGAAGAATAAAAATATGGCTTTGGAAATCATGGTATTAGCAATTTCTTTGGCAATTGTTGGGGCTTATGTAAAGAAATATTGTCAATGTTCTTTGCAATAA
- the LOC108467782 gene encoding uncharacterized protein LOC108467782 isoform X2, producing the protein MELVSVKGNLKKNREKFKLELEFVTRSWSLMMQDAYEPVVHGEEKIKKEELHFKVKSKSMEPDHDKEERIKVELELKTKSVEKVKPKHMEEDEKHKEKDEEKSKETMEDEKKKKEEVEGKNKDEECKNDVAEKLEVSEVGETTNKEEKKKNKDPEVVEEGDNVETEEKKNKKKDKKKDEVEKFEKKKKKKDKEKEKEHEVEEDEGAGKKKKDKEKKKEKKKDNEDEQKKDKKKKDKEKKEEEKSDKEDDVENAKEKEKKKKKKDNKDKEKKKDQKCDKEDEEENVEEEEKKKKKDKKDKEKKKEKKSDEEDDVEDAKEAKEKKKKDNKDKEKKKDKKCDKEDDVEDAKEEKKKDKKDKEKKKDKKSDEEDGVEDDKEEKKKKKKEKKDKEKKKEQKSNKEDDVKDDEEKKKDKKDKEKKKEKKHEDEEEREEVSEELEEMNNKNKNRERKSKWKEEEEEEKSKKKETDENEEKKHGDRANNVKPETAIGSRDLQLEDIEKESDGGEKEENKQKGKSKEGKEKNKKCEKKTKGKAKSKDLSKLKQKLEKINSKIDALLEKKADILMEIKEAEEKDSEAADK; encoded by the exons ATGGAACTGGTATCTGTCAAAG GGAATTTGAAGAAAAATCGAGAAAAGTTTAAGTTGGAGCTTGAATTTGTGACAAGGTCTTGGTCTCTAATGATGCAAGATGCATATGAACCCGTGGTTCATGGAGAAGAAAAGATCAAGAAGGAAGAACTGCATTTCAAAGTCAAGTCGAAGAGTATGGAGCCAGATCATGACAAGGAAGAGAGGATCAAGGTCGAGCTTGAATTGAAGACTAAATCTGTCGAGAAGGTGAAACCAAAGCATATGGAGGAGGATGAGAAACATAAAGAGAAGGATGAGGAGAAATCGAAAGAGACGATGGAAGacgaaaagaagaagaaggaagagGTTGAGGGGAAGAATAAGGACGAAGAGTGTAAAAATGATGTAGCGGAAAAGCTCGAGGTTAGTGAAGTTGGTGAGACAACGaataaagaagagaaaaagaaaaacaaggatCCAGAGGTGGTAGAAGAAGGTGACAATGTTGAGACGGaagagaagaaaaacaaaaagaaggatAAGAAAAAAGAtgaggtagaaaaatttgaaaagaagaagaaaaagaaagacaaggaaaaggaaaaggagcacgaggttgaagaagatgaaggggcgggaaagaagaaaaaggataaagagaaaaagaaggaaaagaagaaaGATAACGAGGATGAACAAAAGAAGGACAAGAAGAAGAAGGATAAGGAGAAAAAGGAAGAAGAGAAGTCAGATAAAGAGGATGATGTAGAAAATGCCaaagagaaggagaagaagaagaagaagaaagataatAAGgataaggagaaaaagaaagaccAGAAGTGTGATAAAGAGGATGAGGAAGAAAATGTCGAagaggaggagaagaagaagaagaaagataagAAGgataaggagaaaaagaaagaaaagaagtcgGACGAAGAGGATGATGTAGAAGATGCCAAAGAGgcgaaggagaagaagaagaaagataacAAGgataaggagaaaaagaaagataaGAAGTGCGATAAAGAGGATGACGTAGAAGATGCCAAAGAGGAGAAGAAGAAAGATAAGAAGGATAAGGAGAAGAAGAAAGATAAGAAGTCGGATGAAGAGGATGGAGTAGAAGATGACAAAGaggagaaaaagaagaaaaagaaagagaagaaggataaggagaaaaagaaagaacagaaGTCCAATAAAGAGGATGATGTAAAAGATGACGAAGAGAAGAAGAAAGATAAGAAGgataaggagaaaaagaaagagaagaaacaCGAGGATGAAGAGGAAAGGGAAGAAGTAAGTGAAGAGTTAGAAGAGATGAACAATAAGAATAAAAACAGAGAGAGGAAGTCGAaatggaaggaagaagaagaagaagagaagagcAAGAAGAAAGAAACCGATGAGAATGAGGAGAAGAAACATGGAGACAGGGCAAACAATGTGAAACCCGAGACCGCTATAGGCTCTAGGGATCTTCAACTAGAAGATATCGAGAAAGAATCAGATGGTGgagagaaggaagaaaacaaGCAGAAGGGTAAAtcaaaagaaggaaaagagaaaaacaaGAAATGTGAGAAGAAAACAAAAGGGAAGGCCAAAAGCAAAGATCTAAGCAAACTGAAACAGAAGTTAGagaaaatcaatagcaaaattgATGCTCTGCTTGAGAAAAAAGCAGATATTTTGATGGAGATTAAAGAAGCTGAGGAGAAGGATAGTGAAGCTGCTGACAAATGA
- the LOC108468577 gene encoding uncharacterized protein LOC108468577, producing the protein MSHSYQDVEPEFQYHKGETHDIIEFQVKDFRKDQLRVHFSSKGVLTVSGERPQEGGKKIRFRKDINPPKDCEPNEIYVKLRSGVLFITIPKKDAPQPPQQDSLKQVQQDNGKLKQGGSSSEEAKGAMATPNENAAMPKTESKSFISGLKMEKKTAIKVVANVAVVSLVFVVLFYVYKIYAPVIMHV; encoded by the exons ATGTCCCATTCCTACCAAGATGTTGAGCCTGAGTTCCAATACCACAAAGGAGAAACTCATGACATCATTGAGTTTCAAGTGAAAG ATTTTAGAAAGGACCAGCTCAGAGTTCATTTTAGCAGTAAAGGGGTCTTAACGGTTTCCGGTGAACGCCCTCAAGAAGGAGGTAAAAAGATTCGATTCCGCAAAGATATTAACCCTCCTAAAGATTGTGAACCGAATGAGATTTACGTGAAATTACGTTCCGGTGTTCTTTTCATCACGATACCAAAGAAAGACGCCCCGCAACCTCCTCAACAGGATTCACTTAAGCAAGTGCAACAAGACAATGGAAAACTCAAACAAGGGGGAAGTTCAAGTGAAGAGGCTAAAGGAGCAATGGCTACACCAAATGAAAATGCTGCAATGCCTAAGACTGAATCCAAATCTTTTATTTCGGGGCTTAAAATGGAGAAAAAGACAGCAATAAAGGTTGTCGCCAATGTTGCAGTTGTGTCATTGGTGTTTGTTGTGTTGTTTTATGTGTATAAAATTTATGCACCTGTGATTATGCATGTTTAG
- the LOC108467488 gene encoding syntaxin-132-like, producing MNDLLSDSFEIPRGQGQGSHGGDIELGAQANADELGLQNFFKKVQEIDKQYEKLDKLLKKLQDAHEESKAVTKAPAMKSIKQRMEKDVDEVGKISRFVKGKIDELDRENLANRQKPGCGKGTGVDRSRTSTTLAVKKKLRDKMAEFQTLRETIHQEYRDVVERRVFTVTGTRPDEETIEKLIDTGDSEQIFQKAIQEQGRGRIMDTVSEIHERHEAVRDLEKKLLDLQQIFLDMAVLVDAQGDMLDNIESQVSSAVDHVQSGNTALQRAKSLQKNSRKWMCIAIIILLLIVVIIVVAVIKPWSSNKGA from the exons ATGAACGACCTTCTATCG GATTCATTTGAGATCCCTAGAGGTCAAGGTCAAGGATCTCATGGTGGGGATATCGAATTAGGAGCTCAAGCAAATGCAGATGAACTAGGCCttcaaaatttctttaaaaag GTTCAAGAGATAGATAAACAATATGAGAAGCTGGACAAGCTACTCAAAAAGCTTCAG GATGCACATGAGGAATCAAAAGCAGTGACTAAGGCTCCTGCCATGAAAT CTATTAAGCAGCGAATGGAAAAAGATGTTGATGAAGTTGGAAAAATATCTCGTTTTGTAAAGGGGAAAATTGACGAATTGGACCGAGAG AATTTAGCCAATAGGCAAAAGCCTGGATGCGGAAAAGGAACAGGTGTAGACCGGTCAAGGACGTCAACAACTCT TGCTGTGAAAAAGAAGTTGAGGGACAAAATGGCTGAATTTCAG ACTCTGAGGGAAACCATCCATCAAGAGTATCGGGATGTTGTTGAGAGACGTGTTTTCACAG TGACGGGCACTAGGCCTGATGAAGAG ACAATTGAAAAATTGATTGATACTGGAGATAGCGAACAAATATTCCAGAAAGCAATTCAGGAGCAGGGACGAGGCCGG ATAATGGACACCGTATCTGAAATTCACGAGCGCCATGAAGCAGTTAGAGATTTGGAGAAAAAGCTTCTTGATCTACAACAG ATATTTTTGGACATGGCGGTTCTGGTTGATGCACAAGGAGACATGCTTGACAACATAGAATCTCAG GTCTCAAGTGCAGTAGATCACGTGCAGTCAGGGAATACCGCTCTCCAAAGAGCCAAGAGCTTGCAGAAGAACTCTAGGAAGTGGATGTGCATTGCTATTATCATCCTTCTCCTAATTGTTGTAATTATCGTCGTTGCGGTGATCAAGCCCTGGAGCAGTAACAAAGGTGCTTAG
- the LOC108467782 gene encoding uncharacterized protein LOC108467782 isoform X1, whose translation MKIIKFRYSFLRNLKKNREKFKLELEFVTRSWSLMMQDAYEPVVHGEEKIKKEELHFKVKSKSMEPDHDKEERIKVELELKTKSVEKVKPKHMEEDEKHKEKDEEKSKETMEDEKKKKEEVEGKNKDEECKNDVAEKLEVSEVGETTNKEEKKKNKDPEVVEEGDNVETEEKKNKKKDKKKDEVEKFEKKKKKKDKEKEKEHEVEEDEGAGKKKKDKEKKKEKKKDNEDEQKKDKKKKDKEKKEEEKSDKEDDVENAKEKEKKKKKKDNKDKEKKKDQKCDKEDEEENVEEEEKKKKKDKKDKEKKKEKKSDEEDDVEDAKEAKEKKKKDNKDKEKKKDKKCDKEDDVEDAKEEKKKDKKDKEKKKDKKSDEEDGVEDDKEEKKKKKKEKKDKEKKKEQKSNKEDDVKDDEEKKKDKKDKEKKKEKKHEDEEEREEVSEELEEMNNKNKNRERKSKWKEEEEEEKSKKKETDENEEKKHGDRANNVKPETAIGSRDLQLEDIEKESDGGEKEENKQKGKSKEGKEKNKKCEKKTKGKAKSKDLSKLKQKLEKINSKIDALLEKKADILMEIKEAEEKDSEAADK comes from the exons ATGAAGATCATCAAATTTAGATATTCTTTTCTTA GGAATTTGAAGAAAAATCGAGAAAAGTTTAAGTTGGAGCTTGAATTTGTGACAAGGTCTTGGTCTCTAATGATGCAAGATGCATATGAACCCGTGGTTCATGGAGAAGAAAAGATCAAGAAGGAAGAACTGCATTTCAAAGTCAAGTCGAAGAGTATGGAGCCAGATCATGACAAGGAAGAGAGGATCAAGGTCGAGCTTGAATTGAAGACTAAATCTGTCGAGAAGGTGAAACCAAAGCATATGGAGGAGGATGAGAAACATAAAGAGAAGGATGAGGAGAAATCGAAAGAGACGATGGAAGacgaaaagaagaagaaggaagagGTTGAGGGGAAGAATAAGGACGAAGAGTGTAAAAATGATGTAGCGGAAAAGCTCGAGGTTAGTGAAGTTGGTGAGACAACGaataaagaagagaaaaagaaaaacaaggatCCAGAGGTGGTAGAAGAAGGTGACAATGTTGAGACGGaagagaagaaaaacaaaaagaaggatAAGAAAAAAGAtgaggtagaaaaatttgaaaagaagaagaaaaagaaagacaaggaaaaggaaaaggagcacgaggttgaagaagatgaaggggcgggaaagaagaaaaaggataaagagaaaaagaaggaaaagaagaaaGATAACGAGGATGAACAAAAGAAGGACAAGAAGAAGAAGGATAAGGAGAAAAAGGAAGAAGAGAAGTCAGATAAAGAGGATGATGTAGAAAATGCCaaagagaaggagaagaagaagaagaagaaagataatAAGgataaggagaaaaagaaagaccAGAAGTGTGATAAAGAGGATGAGGAAGAAAATGTCGAagaggaggagaagaagaagaagaaagataagAAGgataaggagaaaaagaaagaaaagaagtcgGACGAAGAGGATGATGTAGAAGATGCCAAAGAGgcgaaggagaagaagaagaaagataacAAGgataaggagaaaaagaaagataaGAAGTGCGATAAAGAGGATGACGTAGAAGATGCCAAAGAGGAGAAGAAGAAAGATAAGAAGGATAAGGAGAAGAAGAAAGATAAGAAGTCGGATGAAGAGGATGGAGTAGAAGATGACAAAGaggagaaaaagaagaaaaagaaagagaagaaggataaggagaaaaagaaagaacagaaGTCCAATAAAGAGGATGATGTAAAAGATGACGAAGAGAAGAAGAAAGATAAGAAGgataaggagaaaaagaaagagaagaaacaCGAGGATGAAGAGGAAAGGGAAGAAGTAAGTGAAGAGTTAGAAGAGATGAACAATAAGAATAAAAACAGAGAGAGGAAGTCGAaatggaaggaagaagaagaagaagagaagagcAAGAAGAAAGAAACCGATGAGAATGAGGAGAAGAAACATGGAGACAGGGCAAACAATGTGAAACCCGAGACCGCTATAGGCTCTAGGGATCTTCAACTAGAAGATATCGAGAAAGAATCAGATGGTGgagagaaggaagaaaacaaGCAGAAGGGTAAAtcaaaagaaggaaaagagaaaaacaaGAAATGTGAGAAGAAAACAAAAGGGAAGGCCAAAAGCAAAGATCTAAGCAAACTGAAACAGAAGTTAGagaaaatcaatagcaaaattgATGCTCTGCTTGAGAAAAAAGCAGATATTTTGATGGAGATTAAAGAAGCTGAGGAGAAGGATAGTGAAGCTGCTGACAAATGA
- the LOC108467553 gene encoding protein EMBRYO SAC DEVELOPMENT ARREST 30-like, whose amino-acid sequence MAFKSKIKWVALFVLTLSLGSLTVHLSLTKFSSMSLVQYSAKEALSHDFPYIGSPVGRNKRLWGAVRSLESLQPYANPRNLYPVPGKTSNGFIYAKIFGGFEKIRSSICDLVTISRLLNATLVIPEIQESTRSKGISYKFKSFSYLYDEEQFIASLKNDVNIIKSLPEHFKSARRRSEFPTFKPKSSASPNYYVKEILPSLKKAKVVGLIIMDGGCLQPILPPILSEFQRLRCRVAFHTLQFRPEIQILGLRMVERLRAWGQPFLAYHPGLVRDTLAYHGCAELFQDVHTELIQYRREQMIKQGIVNDELSVESHIRRENGSCPLMPEEVGLLLRAMGYPSNTIIYVAGSQTFGGQRLLIPLRAMFANVVDRTSLCSKTELSDLVGPETPLPPDVFKMPNPKSEEQLKEEWNRAGPRPRPLPPPPDRPVYQHEKEGWYAWITENDKEPNPSPMDLRMQAHRLLWDALDYIVSVEADAFFPGFHSDGSRWPDFSGLVIGQRLYERASSRTYRPDRKKITELFNIIRDDMYHPKRNWILSAREHLNRSLSEEGLIRQSLLSKPTSFLSHPIPECSCRISSVEITKPIKGKDGRILFGGEPECPKWMQSARAEKARTDETEPAEDENDEPEQLEPDVISSLTSLIDHDEEWDPND is encoded by the exons ATGGCGTTCAAATCTAAGATAAAATGGGTTGCATTATTTGTGTTGACTTTATCTTTGGGATCATTGACCGTTCATCTTTCTTTAACAAAGTTTTCAAGTATGAGTTTAGTCCAGTATAGCGCAAAAGAAGCTTTAAGCCATGATTTTCCATATATTGGATCCCCT GTTGGCAGAAATAAGAGGCTATGGGGTGCTGTGAGGTCTTTAGAGTCTTTGCAGCCATATGCAAACCCGAGAAACTTATATCCAG TTCCGGGTAAAACTAGTAATGGTTTCATCTATGCAAAAATCTTTGGTGGATTCGAGAAGATAAGATCTTCG ATATGTGATCTTGTCACCATATCCAGGCTTCTAAATGCTACTCTCGTAATTCCAGAGATACAAGAAAGTACTCGTTCAAAAGGCATAAG TTATAAATTCAAGAGTTTTTCCTATCTTTACGATGAGGAACAGTTCATTGCTTCACTTAAAAATGATGTGAATATCATAAAAAGCTTGCCTGAGCATTTTAAGTCTGCGAGAAGAAGGAGTGAGTTCCCTACTTTCAAGCCCAAAAGTTCTGCTTCTCCAAATTATTATGTCAAAGAAATTTTGCCTAGCTTAAAGAAAGCCAAGGTTGTTGGGTTGATTATTATGGACGGAGGGTGTCTGCAG CCGATTCTTCCACCTATCCTGTCTGAGTTTCAGAGGCTTAGATGCAGAGTTGCCTTTCACACACTCCAGTTTCGTCCTGAAATTCAGATCCTTGGCCTCCGGATGGTGGAAAG ACTACGAGCATGGGGACAACCTTTCCTAGCATATCATCCAGGTTTGGTGAGGGACACCTTGGCATATCACGGATGTGCTGAGCTTTTCCAG GATGTTCATACAGAACTTATACAATATCGAAGGGAACAGATGATCAAGCAAGGAATCGTTAATGACGAACTAAGTGTTGAATCGCATATCCGCAGAGAAAATGGTTCATGTCCTCTCATGCCTGAAGAG GTCGGACTTCTTCTTCGTGCAATGGGCTATCCTTCTAACACAATTATATACGTGGCAGGTTCTCAAACTTTTGGCGGTCAACGTCTTCTGATCCCTCTACGTGCTATGTTTGCAAATGTAGTCGATCGCACTTCGTTGTGCAGCAAAACGGAGTTGTCAGATTTGGTTGGTCCTGAAACACCTCTTCCACCTGATGTTTTTAAGATGCCTAATCCAAAAAGTGAAGAACAACTCAAAGAAGAGTGGAATAGAGCTGGTCCACGGCCTCGACCCCTTCCTCCACCTCCTGATAGGCCTGTATATCAACATGAAAAAGAAGGCTGGTATGCTTGGATTACCGAGAATGACAAAGAACCCAATCCTTCCCCAATGGATCTTAGGATGCAAGCTCACAGGTTACTTTGGGATGCCCTTGATTATATAGTCTCTGTGGAAGCAGATGCATTCTTTCCCGGTTTTCACAGTGATGGCAGCAGATGGCCTGATTTCTCAGGCTTGGTTATTGGACAGAGGTTGTACGAAAGGGCTTCTTCTCGGACATATCGACCAGACAG GAAAAAAATTACTGAACTTTTCAATATAATCCGTGACGACATGTACCATCCGAAGCGTAATTGGATACTATCAGCTAGAGAACATCTCAATAGAAGTTTGAGTGAAGAGGGCCTTATCAGACAGTCACTGTTGTCAAAGCCAACTTCTTTTCTGTCCCATCCGATTCCCGAATGCTCTTGTAGAATTTCTTCTGTTGAGATCACAAAACCTATAAAAGGCAAAGATGGCAGAATTTTATTCGGAGGTGAACCGGAATGCCCCAAATGGATGCAATCAGCTAGGGCTGAAAAGGCTAGAACCGATGAAACTGAACCAGCAGAAGACGAGAACGACGAGCCTGAACAGCTAGAACCAGATGTCATAAGTAGCTTAACTTCACTGATTGATCATGACGAAGAATGGGATCCAAACGACTAA
- the LOC108467782 gene encoding uncharacterized protein LOC108467782 isoform X3 — MMQDAYEPVVHGEEKIKKEELHFKVKSKSMEPDHDKEERIKVELELKTKSVEKVKPKHMEEDEKHKEKDEEKSKETMEDEKKKKEEVEGKNKDEECKNDVAEKLEVSEVGETTNKEEKKKNKDPEVVEEGDNVETEEKKNKKKDKKKDEVEKFEKKKKKKDKEKEKEHEVEEDEGAGKKKKDKEKKKEKKKDNEDEQKKDKKKKDKEKKEEEKSDKEDDVENAKEKEKKKKKKDNKDKEKKKDQKCDKEDEEENVEEEEKKKKKDKKDKEKKKEKKSDEEDDVEDAKEAKEKKKKDNKDKEKKKDKKCDKEDDVEDAKEEKKKDKKDKEKKKDKKSDEEDGVEDDKEEKKKKKKEKKDKEKKKEQKSNKEDDVKDDEEKKKDKKDKEKKKEKKHEDEEEREEVSEELEEMNNKNKNRERKSKWKEEEEEEKSKKKETDENEEKKHGDRANNVKPETAIGSRDLQLEDIEKESDGGEKEENKQKGKSKEGKEKNKKCEKKTKGKAKSKDLSKLKQKLEKINSKIDALLEKKADILMEIKEAEEKDSEAADK; from the coding sequence ATGATGCAAGATGCATATGAACCCGTGGTTCATGGAGAAGAAAAGATCAAGAAGGAAGAACTGCATTTCAAAGTCAAGTCGAAGAGTATGGAGCCAGATCATGACAAGGAAGAGAGGATCAAGGTCGAGCTTGAATTGAAGACTAAATCTGTCGAGAAGGTGAAACCAAAGCATATGGAGGAGGATGAGAAACATAAAGAGAAGGATGAGGAGAAATCGAAAGAGACGATGGAAGacgaaaagaagaagaaggaagagGTTGAGGGGAAGAATAAGGACGAAGAGTGTAAAAATGATGTAGCGGAAAAGCTCGAGGTTAGTGAAGTTGGTGAGACAACGaataaagaagagaaaaagaaaaacaaggatCCAGAGGTGGTAGAAGAAGGTGACAATGTTGAGACGGaagagaagaaaaacaaaaagaaggatAAGAAAAAAGAtgaggtagaaaaatttgaaaagaagaagaaaaagaaagacaaggaaaaggaaaaggagcacgaggttgaagaagatgaaggggcgggaaagaagaaaaaggataaagagaaaaagaaggaaaagaagaaaGATAACGAGGATGAACAAAAGAAGGACAAGAAGAAGAAGGATAAGGAGAAAAAGGAAGAAGAGAAGTCAGATAAAGAGGATGATGTAGAAAATGCCaaagagaaggagaagaagaagaagaagaaagataatAAGgataaggagaaaaagaaagaccAGAAGTGTGATAAAGAGGATGAGGAAGAAAATGTCGAagaggaggagaagaagaagaagaaagataagAAGgataaggagaaaaagaaagaaaagaagtcgGACGAAGAGGATGATGTAGAAGATGCCAAAGAGgcgaaggagaagaagaagaaagataacAAGgataaggagaaaaagaaagataaGAAGTGCGATAAAGAGGATGACGTAGAAGATGCCAAAGAGGAGAAGAAGAAAGATAAGAAGGATAAGGAGAAGAAGAAAGATAAGAAGTCGGATGAAGAGGATGGAGTAGAAGATGACAAAGaggagaaaaagaagaaaaagaaagagaagaaggataaggagaaaaagaaagaacagaaGTCCAATAAAGAGGATGATGTAAAAGATGACGAAGAGAAGAAGAAAGATAAGAAGgataaggagaaaaagaaagagaagaaacaCGAGGATGAAGAGGAAAGGGAAGAAGTAAGTGAAGAGTTAGAAGAGATGAACAATAAGAATAAAAACAGAGAGAGGAAGTCGAaatggaaggaagaagaagaagaagagaagagcAAGAAGAAAGAAACCGATGAGAATGAGGAGAAGAAACATGGAGACAGGGCAAACAATGTGAAACCCGAGACCGCTATAGGCTCTAGGGATCTTCAACTAGAAGATATCGAGAAAGAATCAGATGGTGgagagaaggaagaaaacaaGCAGAAGGGTAAAtcaaaagaaggaaaagagaaaaacaaGAAATGTGAGAAGAAAACAAAAGGGAAGGCCAAAAGCAAAGATCTAAGCAAACTGAAACAGAAGTTAGagaaaatcaatagcaaaattgATGCTCTGCTTGAGAAAAAAGCAGATATTTTGATGGAGATTAAAGAAGCTGAGGAGAAGGATAGTGAAGCTGCTGACAAATGA